The following nucleotide sequence is from Mycobacterium sp. Z3061.
TGGCGTCGGCAGCTCCGGCAGCAACGGCGGTATCGGTGGCAGTTCGGTATCCGGCGTCGGCGGACACGGTGGCAACGGCGCCGACGGTGGCGTCGGTGGTGGTGGCGGCGGCGGCGGCACCGCCAGCCCTTCCAGTGTGACGGTCAACGGCGCCCGGGGTGGCGACGGTGCAACCGGCGGTGACGGCGGCTCGGGCGGCGCCGGCGGTAGCGGGGCCATCGGTGGTGCCGGCGGCACTGGCGGCGTGGGTGCGGCCGGCGGTGACGGCGGCGTCGGCGGCGGCAATGACAACGCCAAGAACGAAACGGGAGTCGGCGGAACCGGTGGAACCGGTGGAACCGGCGGCGATGGCGGCTCTGGCGGTTCGGGCGGTGCCGGCGGCAGCGGCATCACCGGCGGCGGTGCAGGTGGCGCCGGTGGATCGGGTGCCGGCGCCGGCGCCGGAGGCAACGGCGGCGTCGGCGGTCGAGAGGGAACCGGCACCACCGGCGCTCGCGGCGGTGACGGCGGACTCGGCGGCAGTGCGGGCGAATCCGGCAACGGCGGTATGGGAGGTCGCGGCGGCGACGCCACCAACGGCCCCGCCGGCAACGGCGGAAACGGCGGTGCCGGCGCCACGGGCGGTGCGCGCGGCGTGGGGGTGCCCCGAACGACGGCGGAAACACCGGCGCCGCAGGCAGCGCCAGCGCTGGTGGATATGGCGGGGCCGGCGGCGCCGGCGGCAACGGCGCGGCTGCGGCCGGCCCATCCGGCAACGGTGGTGAGGGCGGTGCTGGTGGCACCGGCGGTGCCGGCGGCGCCAACGGCGGCAGTGGCGGTAACGGCGGTGCCGGCGGTTCGTACGGCAACGGCGGTGACGGCGGAGAGGGTGGGATCGGCTCGGCCGGCGGCGGCGGACCCCACGGCGTCGACGGATTCGGCTATGCCGGCCTCGCCGGAGCGAACGGCGGCACCGGCGGTGCCGGCGGCGCAGGTGGCAATGGCGGGTCGATCTCCGGCAACGGCGGCGTCGGTGGGGCCGGCGGTGACGGCGGCAACGGTGGCAATGGCGGCGGCGGCGGCAACGGCGCCAGCAACTTCGACGGCGGCATCATCCGGTCGGGCGGCGCTGGGGGTAGCGGCGGCAACGCAGGCAACGGCGGTGCTGGCGGGTCCGGTGGAACGGCCCTCGGCTCCGGTGTCGGCGGAGCCGGTGGCATCGGGGGCGATGCGGGCAATGGCGGCTCCGGTGGCGCCGGCGGGGCCGGCGGTTCGATCCCGGACAGCAAGAACGCCGGCAACGGCGGCAACGCCGGTACCGGCGGGGTAGGCGGCAGCGGCGGCCGTGGCGGCGACTCCGCCACGGGACACGCCGGTGACGGTGGCAACGCCGGCGACGGAGGCAACGGCGGCTCCGCGGGCATTGGCGGCGTCGGCAGTCCGCAGTACCAGGGTGCCGACGGCACAACGGGCACCTCGGGCGCCGGCGGCAAAGGCGGCGCTGGTGGGGCCGGCGGCAGCGGCGCCGCGGCGACCGGCCCGTCCGGCAACGGCGGCAATGGGGGTGACGGCGGCAACGGCGGCTCGGGCGCCACGGCGTCCAGCAACGGCGCCGACGGAGGGGAAGGCGGTGCCGGGGGGAGCGTCGGCAACGGTGGCAACGGTGGGGCCGGCGGCAATGGCGGAGCCGGGATCGGCGGTGTACCGGGCCGCGACGGAACGGGTTCCATTGGCCTGGCCGGCTCGGTCGGCGGCAACGGTGGCGCCGGCGGGGCCGGCGGCAACGGCGGCTCGATCTCCGGCGACGGCGGAGCTGGTGGGGCCGGCGGCGACGGCGGCAACGGCGCGACCGGCGGCCGCGGCGGCAACGGCGCAGGCGGATCGTTCCTGCTACCAGGCGGCAACGCCGGCGCCGGCGGCGCCGGGTCTGATGGCGGCAACGGCGGCATCGGCGGCGCCGGCGGAACGGCCCTGGGCTCGGGCAACGGCGGTTGGGGCGGGTTTGGCGGCGCCGCAGGCCGCGGCGGCAATGGCGGTGAGGGCGGGATCGGCGGCAGCGGCGATCCGTTCGGAGCCATCGGCGCCGGTGCCGGCGGTGCCGGCGGTGCCGGCGGCAAGGGCGGCGTCAGCGGCGGTGGCGGCGCCGGCGGTGCGGCCGACGGTTCGGGCATCGGCGGCGATGGTGGCTTCGCCGGCTACAGCGGTGCCGGCGGCACCGGAGGCAATGCCGGGCCCGGCGGTAGCGGGATCGGTGGCAACGGATATCCCGGCGGGACCGGCGGCACGGGCGGCAAGGGCGGCGCCGGCGGCGCCGGGGCCACCGGAGGCGCCGGTGGCAGCTCCGCCTCCGGACCTGGCGGTAACGGCGGTGGCGGCGGCGTGGCCGGGGCTGGCGGTGCCGGCGGCACGGGCGGCAACGGCGGAGACAGCAATCCGGGCTTCAGTGACGGTGGTGCCGGCGGCAACGGAGGCAACGGTGGTGCCGGCGGAACGCCGGGCGTCGGCGGGGCACGCGGAAGTGGGGACCCCGTCGGCGTTCCCGGGAACCCGGGCGTACTCGGCTTCGGTGGCTTGGGCGGCGATGGCGGCACCGGGGGCAGCGGCAACCACCAGGGAACCGGCGGCAGCGACGGCACTCGCGGCCCTGACGGCGTGTGATTCACCTAAGTAGCGGGTGATTTGCGTGTACCTGGGCCGTCAACCCGGCGAACTGCGGATTTAACAGTCCGAAGCGCCGCTCAAATCCCAGCTTCCAGCAAAAAACCCCTTACCCTGACACGAGTGACCAGTTCGAATGATTCGCATTGGCAGCGGCCGGACCTCGCCCCAGGTGCGACGGCGGTGCCAACCTCCAGCCGTCCCGCCTCGGCAAGCCTGGTCGACCCCGAAGACGACCTGACACCCGCCGGCTATTCGGGCAACTTCGCCAACACCGGCACCACGACGATCATCCCGCCGTACGAACCTCAGACCGGCGGCTCGTCTTACAACCTGTTGGACGCGCAGGAGCCGTTGCCGTACGTGCAGCCGCAACCGGCCAGCCGGCACATCCCGGCCGCTCCGGCCGCCATCGACATCGACGAGGAAGAGGAGCGCCAGCGCGCCGCCGGCCGGCGCGGCACCCAGAATTTCGGCCTGCTGGTGCTGCGCGTCGGACTGGGCGCGGTGCTGATCGCGCACGGGCTGCAGAAGCTGTTCGGCTGGTGGGGCGGATCCGGCCTGCACGGATTCCGGAACTCGCTGCACGACATCGGGTTCCAGCACGCCGACGTCCTGGCCTACGTCAGCGCGGGCGGCGAGATCGTCGCTGGGGTGCTGCTGGTGCTGGGACTGTTCACCCCGATCGCAGCCGCGGGTGCGCTGGCGTTCCTGCTCAACGGTCTGCTCGCATCCGCCTCGGCGCGACCGCGCACCAACACCTTCACCTACTTCCTGCCGGACGGGCACGAATACCAGATCAGCCTGATCGTCATGGCCGTTGCGGTGATCTTGTCCGGTCCGGGGCGTTACGGCCTCGACGCGGGCCGCGGCTGGGCCCACCGGCCTTTCATCGGGTCGTTCGTGGCGCTGCTGGCCGGCATCGCCGCCGGGATCGCCGTGTGGGTGCTGCTGAACGGTGTGAATCCGCTGGCCTGACGCCCGCGCTTTTCCCACCTGTGCAGCGCGGATGAATTAGCGTGGAGGCGGCCCGTTCACGTGCTGCGCAGATCGGCGCGGTGTTGCATGACCCGATGGGGGGACACCGGTGAGCACACCTCGTGATTACAACCAGCCTTCCTGGCCGCAGCAGCCGCAGCGAGGGCCCGCTCCGGGGCCGTCGGCCGGAACCCCCTGGTACCAGCAGCCGGTGGCTCGTCCGCCGTATCCACCGGCCGGCCAGCACGGTCGACCCGGCCAGTACGGCCCGCCCGGCCAGTACGGTCCGCCCGGTCAGTACGGTCCGCCCGGTCAGTACGGACAGCCGCCACACTGGGGCCAGCCCGGTCCCGCACCCTCGGCTGACACGCCAAACGCCAAGAGCTCCAAGGGCTCCAAGAGCAAACCCTTTCTCATCGCCGGTGCAGTCGCTGCGGTGCTGATCGTCGGGGTGGTTGTGGCGCTGTTGGTGTCATCGGGCCTGAACCGGGACAGCAAGAAGGTCGCCGTGGCCGGAGTCCAGACCCAGGTCGAGCAGACCCTGGTGGACCGGATCACCGGCTACAGCTCCGGTGACATCTCCGACGTCAGGTGCAACGACGGTCGAGACCCGACGGTGAAGAAGGGCGGGAGTTTCACCTGTGACGTCACCGTGCGAGGTCAACGACGTCAGCTGAAGGTGACTTTTCAGGACGACAGCGGGACCTACTGGGTGGGCCTGCCCCAGCTCGAGGGTGGCAAATGAGGGCCTTCGTCCGGACCGTCGTCATATCGTGCGGCGCCATGCTGGTGCTGGCCGGCTGCGGCGGCGGAACAACGAGCATGGTGAGCGGGCGGGCGGTGTCCGGTCTCTACGACCCTGCCGCTGCCGGCGGCCTGCCGGTCAGCGAGGGCCCGAGTGGGCCGCGCAGCGATGCGCCGAAGCCGACCGGCACGGTGAAGAACACCGACAACGGCGAAATCGACCACCTGGCGATGCTCGCGCTCAATGACATCGAAGAATTCTGGCAGAACAACTGGCCGGTTGCGGCCAAGAAGCCGTTCAAGGCCGTCGGCACGGTGGTGTCCTACGATTCCACCGACCCGTCGAGCCCGATAGTGTGCCGCTCCAAGACCTACAAGGTCATCAACGCCGCCTATGCGTTCAACTGCAATCTCGTGCTGTGGGATCGGGGGCAACTGTTTCCCGCGGCCAAGAAGTACTTCGGCGATATGGCGGTGGTGGGAATTCTTGCCCACGAATTCGGGCACGCGCTGCAATTCAACGGGGGATTGGTCAACATCAGGACCACCCCGACTCTGGTCGAGGAGCAGCAGGCGGATTGTTTCGCGGGTGTCTATATCCGGTGGGTTGCCGAGGGCCACTCGTCACGGTTCACGGTGAACACCGGCGATGCGCTGAGCCATTTGATCGCCGGAATGCTCAAGACTTCGGACCCGATCATGTCGGAGGCTGACTTCGAGCAGAGTGAAGACGATGCGCACGGGACCGGGCTCGACCGGGTCAGCGCATTCCAGATGGGATTCGACAGCGGGTCCGCCACCTGCGCAAAAATAGACATGAATGAGATCAAACAACGACGCGGCGACGAGCCGTTGGCGTTGCAGACCGACACCTCAGGTGAAACCGACGCCGGAGAAGTGGCCATCGACAATGGCAGTGTGACCACGCTGATCGACATTCTGAATGCGGTCTTCACCCCGAAATCGCCGCCCACATTGTCGTTCAGCACCGCGACGTGTTCGGATGCCCAGGCGACCCAGGGCGCCTCGTACTGCCCGGCAACCAACACCATCACCGCTGATTTGCCCGCTCTGCAGCAAATCGGTAAGCCCGGCGGCCGGAAAGGGATGACCGACCCGCAGATGTTGCAGGGCGACAACACCGCGATGTCCATCGTCACCTCCCGATATGTGCTGGCTATTCAGCACGAACGGGGGCTGCCCCTGGACACTCCCGTGAGCGCGGTGCGCACGGCGTGCCTGACCGGCGCCGCCCAGCGCAACATGGCTCAGCCGGTCAGCATCGCCTCCGGCAAGCAACTCGTGTTGACCGCCGGCGACCTGGATAAGGCGATCATCGGACTGCTGGTGAACGGCGTGGCTGCCAGTGACGTCAACGGTGCGAACATGCCGGCCGGCTTCACCCGCGTTCTCGCCTTCCGGGGCGGCGTTCTCAACAACATCGACGAGTGCTTCGACAGGATCGCCTGAGCCGGCGGTTTCAGCGGTAGGGGTTGGGCACCCGGCCCGCGCTGGCCTCGGTCAGCTGCGGGAGGGTCGCGAAGGTGACGGCCGGTAAGCGCAGCTCCGAGCCGTTCTTCAGGTGCGCGCGCGCCCAGTTGCCCCGGTGGAACCGCAATCCGTCGATGTCCTCCCAGGCCACGGACTGGCTGCCCAACAGCGTGCGCGCGGTCACGCCGCGGTCGTCGGCGACCGTGCGGAACCGGATGATCAACGCGGACAACAACACCGGAATCACCAATATCGGGGCGGTGAAGGGGAAGGCCGTCACCGGCACCAGCAGGCAGAGGGTCAAAAACCCGACGGCGATATGCGCCATCGGTGAGAGCTTGATGACGACGGGCGACTCGGTAACCACCCTCGCATCATTGCACCGCCTGCATCTCGGGTCGCTTTCGAGCGTGCCGACATGGCCTCGGGCGTGCAACGGTGGCGGCTATCCGGCTTGTTTCCAGCCCACGATGCACACGCGATGCCGGCATCGCACACTCGATCCCGGGTGCCCGGATTTGACGGTTGAGCAGTGCGAAGGCTACCGTCGGACGCTATGGAGTTCGGAATGCTCGTAGTAATTAGTCGGCGCGTTGGTGCCTGACTAGCTCTATCGAGCACCAACGCGACCCTCGTACAGCAGCTGAGCTGACGGGGGTTTTTTAATGCCCCGAGACGCCACACACGAAAAAACCGAAGAGGAAACAGTGAGCGCACCCACCAAGCCAGCGGCACCGGCCGCGACTCCCGCTTCTCAAGAGGCGGCCGAGATCGCCTCGGACGCCGGGAAAGCCACCGCGAAGCCGGCCACTGGCCAGCCGAAACGTATTGCGCCGCACCAACTTACCGGTGCACAGGCGGTCATCCGGTCGCTGGAGGCACTGGACGTCGACGTCATCTTCGGCATCCCGGGTGGCGCGGTATTGCCGGTGTACGACCCGCTGTTCGACTCCCAGCAGCTGCGTCACGTCCTGGTGCGTCACGAGCAGGGCGCCGGCCACGCCGCCAGCGGCTACGCCCACGCCACCGGCCGGGTCGGCGTGTGCATGGCGACGTCGGGTCCCGGGGCCACCAACCTGGTCACCCCGCTGGCCGACGCGCAGATGGACTCCATCCCCGTCGTCGCCATCACCGGTCAGGTCGGCCGGCAGCTGATCGGGACCGACGCCTTCCAGGAAGCCGACATCTCCGGCATCACGATGCCGATCACCAAGCACAACTTCCTGGTCCGCACCGGTGACGAGATCCCCCGGGTGATCGCCGAGGCCTTCCACATCGCGGCATCCGGACGGCCCGGCGCGGTTCTCGTCGACATCCCCAAGGATGTGCTGCAGGGCCAGTGCACGTTCAGCTGGCCGCCGCGCATGGAACTGCCCGGCTACAAGCCGAACACCAAACCGCACAGCCGCCAGATCCGCGAGGCAGCCAAGCTGATCGCCGCCGCGAAGAAGCCGGTGCTCTACGTCGGCGGTGGCATCATCCGCGGCGAGGCGACCCAGGAGCTCCTGCACCTGGCCGAACTCACCGGCATCCCGGTGGTGACGACGCTGATGGCGCGCGGTGCTTTCCCAGACAGCCACCGGTTGAACATGGGCATGCCCGGCATGCACGGCACCGTGGGTGCGGTGGCGGCGCTGCAGCGCAGCGACCTGCTGATCGCGCTGGGCACCCGCTTCGATGACCGGGTGACCGGCAAGCTCGAATCGTTCGCTCCGGAAGCCAAGGTCATCCACGCCGACATCGACCCCGCCGAGATCGGCAAGAACCGGCACGCCGACGTGCCGATCGTCGGTGACGTCAAGAACGTGATCACCGAACTGATCGAGATGCTGCGGCACTATGACACTCCCGGCAACCTCGACATCACGGACTGGTGGGAGTACCTGGAGGGCGTCCGCAAGACGTACCCGCTGAGCTACGACCCGCAGAGCGACGGCAGCCTGGGCCCGGAATTCGTGATCGAGAAGCTGGGCCAGATCGCGGGTCCGGACGCCATCTACGTGGCCGGCGTCGGCCAGCACCAGATGTGGGCGGCGCAGTTCATCAAGTACGAAAAGCCGCGCACCTGGCTGAATTCCGGCGGTTTGGGCACCATGGGCTTCGCCATCCCGGCGGCTATGGGAGCCAAGATCGCGCTGCCGGACACCGAGGTGTGGGCGATCGACGGCGACGGCTGCTTCCAGATGACCAACCAGGAGCTGGCCACCTGCGCCATCGAAGGCATCCCGATCAAGGTGGCGCTGATCAACAACGGCAACCTGGGCATGGTGCGGCAGTGGCAGACCCTCTTCTACGAAGAGCGGTACTCGCAGACCGACCTGGCCACCCACTCGCACCGCATCCCGGATTTCGTGAAGCTGGCCGAGGCGCTCGGTTGCGTCGGAATGCGTTGCGAGCGTGAGGAAGACGTCGAAGAGATGATCAACCGAGCGCGCGAGATCAACGACCGCCCGGTGGTGATCGACTTCATCGTCGGCGCCGACGCGCAGGTCTGGCCGATGGTCGCCGCCGGCACCAGCAACGACGAGATCCAGCACGCGCGCGGCATCCGTCCCCTGTTCGACGACATCACCGAAGGGCACGCCTGATGGCCAACGGATCGCCTAAGACGCACACACTTTCGGTCCTGGTCGAGGACAAGCCCGGTGTGCTCGCCCGCGTGGCGGCCCTGTTCTCGCGGCGCGGGTTCAACATCGAGTCACTAGCTGTCGGGGCCACCGAGCAGAAGGACATGTCGCGGATGACCATCGTGGTCTCCGCTGAGGCGACCCCGCTCGAACAGATCACCAAGCAGCTCAACAAGCTGATCAACGTGATCAAGATCGTCGAGCAGGACGTCGACAACTCGGTGGACCGGGAACTGGCGCTGATCAAGGTGCGCGCCGACGCCGGCACCCGCAGCCAGGTTATCGAAGCCGTGAACCTGTTCCGCGCCAACGTGATCGACGTGTCGCCGGAGTCGCTGACCGTGGAGGCCACCGGCAACCGCGGCAAGCTGGAGGCGCTGTTGCGGGTATTGGAGCCGTTCGGTATCCGCGAGATCGTGCAGTCGGGTGTGGTGTCGATGGCCCGCGGGCCGCGCGGCATCGGCACCGCCAAGTAAGTTCTAGCTGTTTAACAAGAAGGAGTAATACCCGTGCCGCAGGCATTAGAGATGTTCTACGACGACGACGCAGATCTGTCGATCATCCAGGGCCGCAAGGTCGGCGTGATCGGTTACGGCAGCCAGGGCCACGCGCACTCGCTGAGCCTGCGTGACTCCGGCGTCGAGGTGAAAGTCGGGCTGAAAGAGGGCTCGAAGTCGCGCGCCAAGGTCGAGGAGCAGGGCCTTGAGGTCGACACCCCGGCCGAGGTGGCCAAGTGGGCCGACGTCATCATGCTGCTGGCTCCGGACACGGCGCAGGCCGAGATCTTCACCAACGACATCGAGCCCAACCTGAAGGCCGGCGACGCCCTGTTTTTCGGGCACGGGCTCAACATCCACTTCGGCCTGATCAAGCCGCCGGCCGACGTCACCGTCGCGATGGTCGCTCCCAAGGGTCCCGGCCACCTGGTGCGCCGTCAGTTCGTCGACGGCAAGGGTGTGCCGGCGCTGATCGCAGTCGAGCAGGACCCGACGGGCAACGGCCAGGCGCTGGCGTTGTCCTACGCCAAGGCCATCGGCGGCACCCGCGCCGGCGTCATCAAGACCACGTTCAAGGACGAGACCGAGACCGACCTGTTCGGTGAGCAGGCCGTGTTGTGCGGTGGCACTGAGGAATTGGTGAAGACCGGCTTCGACGTCATGGTCGAGGCGGGTTACCCGCCGGAGATGGCGTACTTCGAGGTACTGCACGAGCTCAAGCTGATCGTCGACCTGATGTACGAGGGCGGCATCGCCCGGATGAACTACTCGGTGTCCGACACCGCGGAGTTCGGCGGCTACCTTTCGGGTCCGCGCGTCATCGACGCCGGCACCAAGGAGCGGATGCGGGAAATCCTGCGCGACATCCAGAACGGCGACTTCGTCAAGAAGTTGGTGGCCAACGTCGAGGGCGGCAACAAGCAGCTCGAGCAGTTACGCAAGGAGAACGCCGAGCACCCCATCGAGGTCACGGGCAAGAAGCTGCGCGACCTGATGAGCTGGGTCGACCGGCCGATCACCGAGACGGCCTGATAGGCCGAGCAGACGCAGAAGCCCCTTGGAACCGCCCGCGTTCCAAGGGGCTTCTGCGTTGCGGCCGGCCTCGTCCAGATTGAAACCTGGCACACGTCCCGCGGCGTGTCGTGTGCGCAGGTTCAGTGTCGCGGCGGGCTCAGGCGCTGAGCCGGTCGGCAGTCTGAACCACCCGGCGCGCCAGGTGATCGAGGGCGTCACCCGTGGCCGAGTCGAACTCGTTGATGTTGTCGTGCGTCGAAACCAGGCTCGCCCCATAGGGATTGCCGTCGACGAACTTCGACGGGTCGGTGTATCCGGGCGGCACGATGATGCCGCCGAAGTGCATGAGCGTGACATACAGCGTCAGCAGCGTGGTCTCCTGACCGCCGTGCAGGGTGTTGGACGAAGTGAACCCCGCATACACCTTGTCGGCGAGCTTTCCCGCGGCCCACAGTCCGCCCAGACCGTCCAGAAAATCACGCAACTGCGAGGCGACCGAACCGAAGCGGGTGGGGGAGCCGAAGATCACCGCATCCGCCCACTCGATGTCCTCACCGGTGGCGGCCGGAAGGTCCTTGGTCGCTTCGTAATTCGCCGTCCAGGCCGGGTTGTGCGCGAACGACGCCGGGTCGCGGGTTTCGGCGACGTGGCGGACCCGGACTTCGGCGCCCGCGGCTTCGGCCGCCGCGGCGACACGTTGCGCCATGGAGGTGCCGTGACCGGTGGCGGAGTAGTAGATGATCGCGAGTTTCGTCATGGGCTCAGCTTAGGCAGCTCTCTGATGCCGAATTCCCGCCGCAACGCCGTGCGCGCGGCGTAATAGCCGCCCATGCCGTGCACCCCGGCGCCGGGCGGGGTGGCCGCCGAACACAGGTAGGCCTTGGGTATGGGTGTGCTCCAGGGATTCAGTCGCGGCGTGGGGCCCAACGTCGCGCGTAGCACCGAGGCCCCGCCCACGGCGATGTCACCTCCGACGTAGTTGGCGTTGTGCTCGGCCATCCGTGCGGCGGGCACACTGCGCACCGCCACCACGATGTCGCGGAACCCGGGCGCGAACCGCTCGACGACGGCGGTAACGGCCTCGGTCGCGTCGACGGTCGATCCGGCCGGCACATGCGCGTACGTCCAGAACGGGCGGTGACCGTCGGCGTCGATCCGGCCGGGATCGGCAAGGTGCGGCAAGGACGCCAGCACCATCGGCAATTGCGCGTGGCGTCCCGCGGCGATGTCGGCCTCGGCCCGCGCCATCTCCTGGCGGGTCCCCCCGAGATGCAGGGTCGGCGCCTGCTTGAGTCGCGGGTCCGCCCACGGGATCTCGTCGCTGAGGACGAAATCGACCTTGGCCGCTCCCGATCCGAATCGATAGTGCTGCAACGCTTTTGCGTAACCACCGGGAATCGTGTCGCGGTACACGCGCAGCAGTGTCGTCGGGGAGGTGTCGAAAATGGCGACACCTTCGGGCGGGGAATCGACCTCTACACCCGACGTCAGTTCACCGCCATGCGCACGCAGATCGGCGATCAGGGCGTCCGAGATCCGCTGGGTGCCGCCCACCGGTATCGGCCAGCCGACGGAATGGGCGAGTGTGGAGAGCATGAGCCCCGCACCCGCGGAGGCCAGCGAAGGTAACGGTGTAATCGCATGGGCGGCAACGCCGGTGAATAAAGCCCGGGCATCATCGCCGCGCAGCGCGGACCACGCCGGGGTGCCCTGGGTCAGCATGCGCAGCCCGAGGCGAACGACGGGCACCAATGATGTGGGCACCGAACGTTTGTCCCCTAGTAGAAACGCGACCACCGCATCGGAGTTCGACACCAGCGGGCCGAGGAAGCGCCGCCATGCCGCACCGTCATCCAACTCGGCGCAGGTCCGCTCCAGGTCGCGATACGCGATCGCCGCCGGCCGGCCCGGCAGTGGGTTGGCATAGGAAATCTCCGGGACCGCCAAAACGACTCCGCGCGCGGACAGATCGAACTCGGCGAAGAACGGCGACGCATAGCCCAGTGGGTGCACCGCCGAGCAGATGTCGTGCAGGACTTCGGGGAATTCGACGTCGGCCGCGCTGCGCGCACCCCCGCCGAAGGTGGGCTGTGCTTCGAGTACCTGCACTTTCAATCCCGCGCGGGCACAGATGACGGCCGCGGCGAGCCCATTGGGCCCGCTGCCGACGACGGTGACGTCCATCTGTGAATTACAGCCCACGACGTCGTCGAAGGGAATTCCGCTACCGGTTCAGGGCGGACGTGATGCACAACACCTGGTCGAGGCTGGCGGTCGCGAGCCCGGCCGCCGCAGCCCGCCACCCCAGTTCGGCGAGCGGATCGGGGTCATCGGCACGGAAACCCCCGACGCGATCGAGTCGGGCCGTGTCGAACATCGCCGGGCCGTACGCCGCTTGCTCCCCGAGCACATAGCGTCCGGCACCGGGTGTGCGGGACACCATCTCGTCGGCCGCGCTCATACCGATCAGCCGGTCCGCATCGGTGAAGTTGACCGCCACCTGGTACACGTTCTCCTCGGCCTCGAACACGCTCGTCAGGCGGGTGATTAAGCGCTCCCGGGCGTAGAACTGCCCACCGTGCCCCAGGTGCAGCCAGAACCGTCCGTAGATCTGGTCTCGGATCTGCGACAGGAGGGCTCCCGCAGACTCTCCGGCGGAGATCGGACTGAACTCCAGAAACGGATACCGTTCCAGCAGTTCCGCGCGATCGGCCGCGGGCAGGCCCGCATCGACCACCAGATAACGACCGATCCGCCATACGTCGTTGCAGCAGTTCAGAAGTGAGTTCAGGGTCACCTCGGTGCCTTTGATGCCTTCGCGTTCCGGCCCTGCGACCAGGCTGAGCACCACCTCGGCGTCGCGGCGGCGGCCCGGCAGGTGCAGCGCCAACTCACCGGGGTAAGAGGCGGCCGCTTCGAAAATCCGCGGCGCACTGTTGTCGCAGTTCTTGGTGATTCGTTGCCGATCTTCGTCGGGAATGGCGGGCTTGGCCAGGATGCGCCGCCAGAACGCGATCGCCTCGGCGTGCTCGCCGATCCATGATGCGCAGACGGCAGCCTCGTCGAGCGCACCCCAGGTGTAGGTATCCGCACCGACAAGCAACGTGTCCTCGGTGGGTAACGGGATCTCGGCGGCATGCTTGGCGAACAGGTAGCCGAGCCGGTAACGCTCGTCTAGACGGTAGCGATAAGCGATGGCGTACAACGGTTCTGCACGGGTCGG
It contains:
- a CDS encoding acetolactate synthase large subunit, whose translation is MSAPTKPAAPAATPASQEAAEIASDAGKATAKPATGQPKRIAPHQLTGAQAVIRSLEALDVDVIFGIPGGAVLPVYDPLFDSQQLRHVLVRHEQGAGHAASGYAHATGRVGVCMATSGPGATNLVTPLADAQMDSIPVVAITGQVGRQLIGTDAFQEADISGITMPITKHNFLVRTGDEIPRVIAEAFHIAASGRPGAVLVDIPKDVLQGQCTFSWPPRMELPGYKPNTKPHSRQIREAAKLIAAAKKPVLYVGGGIIRGEATQELLHLAELTGIPVVTTLMARGAFPDSHRLNMGMPGMHGTVGAVAALQRSDLLIALGTRFDDRVTGKLESFAPEAKVIHADIDPAEIGKNRHADVPIVGDVKNVITELIEMLRHYDTPGNLDITDWWEYLEGVRKTYPLSYDPQSDGSLGPEFVIEKLGQIAGPDAIYVAGVGQHQMWAAQFIKYEKPRTWLNSGGLGTMGFAIPAAMGAKIALPDTEVWAIDGDGCFQMTNQELATCAIEGIPIKVALINNGNLGMVRQWQTLFYEERYSQTDLATHSHRIPDFVKLAEALGCVGMRCEREEDVEEMINRAREINDRPVVIDFIVGADAQVWPMVAAGTSNDEIQHARGIRPLFDDITEGHA
- a CDS encoding PE family protein: MSSSPLAPTAVTAAPAPTAVTAEPAAQAGGQGHGSGNGGAGGAGGLAGRGGDGGAGGVGGDAVVTGAKNYGNGGDGAYGGSGGEGGAGGAGGAADGTGDGGAGGAAGAAAAGGNGGAGGDAGQGTSVVRTEPSGGSGGDAGSAGHSGDGGAGGSAVSGDGGNGGAGGAGAAGGAGGRGGTSGASNAPGLGGVGGVGSSGSNGGIGGSSVSGVGGHGGNGADGGVGGGGGGGGTASPSSVTVNGARGGDGATGGDGGSGGAGGSGAIGGAGGTGGVGAAGGDGGVGGGNDNAKNETGVGGTGGTGGTGGDGGSGGSGGAGGSGITGGGAGGAGGSGAGAGAGGNGGVGGREGTGTTGARGGDGGLGGSAGESGNGGMGGRGGDATNGPAGNGGNGGAGATGGARGVGVPRTTAETPAPQAAPALVDMAGPAAPAATARLRPAHPATVVRAVLVAPAVPAAPTAAVAVTAVPAVRTATAVTAERVGSARPAAADPTASTDSAMPASPERTAAPAVPAAQVAMAGRSPATAASVGPAVTAATVAMAAAAATAPATSTAASSGRAALGVAAATQATAVLAGPVERPSAPVSAEPVASGAMRAMAAPVAPAGPAVRSRTARTPATAATPVPAG
- the ilvN gene encoding acetolactate synthase small subunit, which gives rise to MANGSPKTHTLSVLVEDKPGVLARVAALFSRRGFNIESLAVGATEQKDMSRMTIVVSAEATPLEQITKQLNKLINVIKIVEQDVDNSVDRELALIKVRADAGTRSQVIEAVNLFRANVIDVSPESLTVEATGNRGKLEALLRVLEPFGIREIVQSGVVSMARGPRGIGTAK
- a CDS encoding neutral zinc metallopeptidase codes for the protein MRAFVRTVVISCGAMLVLAGCGGGTTSMVSGRAVSGLYDPAAAGGLPVSEGPSGPRSDAPKPTGTVKNTDNGEIDHLAMLALNDIEEFWQNNWPVAAKKPFKAVGTVVSYDSTDPSSPIVCRSKTYKVINAAYAFNCNLVLWDRGQLFPAAKKYFGDMAVVGILAHEFGHALQFNGGLVNIRTTPTLVEEQQADCFAGVYIRWVAEGHSSRFTVNTGDALSHLIAGMLKTSDPIMSEADFEQSEDDAHGTGLDRVSAFQMGFDSGSATCAKIDMNEIKQRRGDEPLALQTDTSGETDAGEVAIDNGSVTTLIDILNAVFTPKSPPTLSFSTATCSDAQATQGASYCPATNTITADLPALQQIGKPGGRKGMTDPQMLQGDNTAMSIVTSRYVLAIQHERGLPLDTPVSAVRTACLTGAAQRNMAQPVSIASGKQLVLTAGDLDKAIIGLLVNGVAASDVNGANMPAGFTRVLAFRGGVLNNIDECFDRIA
- a CDS encoding DUF4333 domain-containing protein, with protein sequence MSTPRDYNQPSWPQQPQRGPAPGPSAGTPWYQQPVARPPYPPAGQHGRPGQYGPPGQYGPPGQYGPPGQYGQPPHWGQPGPAPSADTPNAKSSKGSKSKPFLIAGAVAAVLIVGVVVALLVSSGLNRDSKKVAVAGVQTQVEQTLVDRITGYSSGDISDVRCNDGRDPTVKKGGSFTCDVTVRGQRRQLKVTFQDDSGTYWVGLPQLEGGK
- a CDS encoding PH domain-containing protein, translating into MAHIAVGFLTLCLLVPVTAFPFTAPILVIPVLLSALIIRFRTVADDRGVTARTLLGSQSVAWEDIDGLRFHRGNWARAHLKNGSELRLPAVTFATLPQLTEASAGRVPNPYR
- a CDS encoding DoxX family protein, translating into MTSSNDSHWQRPDLAPGATAVPTSSRPASASLVDPEDDLTPAGYSGNFANTGTTTIIPPYEPQTGGSSYNLLDAQEPLPYVQPQPASRHIPAAPAAIDIDEEEERQRAAGRRGTQNFGLLVLRVGLGAVLIAHGLQKLFGWWGGSGLHGFRNSLHDIGFQHADVLAYVSAGGEIVAGVLLVLGLFTPIAAAGALAFLLNGLLASASARPRTNTFTYFLPDGHEYQISLIVMAVAVILSGPGRYGLDAGRGWAHRPFIGSFVALLAGIAAGIAVWVLLNGVNPLA